AGAAGCAGGCGCCACTCACAGCGGCTCCCCCGCCGCTCGGTCTCACAGAGGACGCCCTGACCGACGTGTTCGATGGCCAGGCGCGGGATGGAGTGGCAGTCGCCGGCCTCCGAGCGGTAGCTGTAGACGGTGCGCCGGCCCGCCTCGCTGGCGATGACCTCGTAGTGCCAGTCGGTCACGCAGTCGCGGGTGCCGATACACTCCGTACACTGGACGGGGCTGTCGAAGACGTCGTCCAGCCGTTCGAGCGCCGTTTCGGGGCCGGCGACCCGTTCGAGCCGCCACATCCCGTCGTCGGTCACGTTGCAGGCGATAGAGCGGGAGTGGGTCTCCGGATGGTCGATGAACACGTCCATCAACGGGTCCACGTTCCGGTCGTAGTCGATGGTGAAGATGAACTCGCGCACAGACAGGGTACGCGACCGGGGGGCTTATAGCTCCGGAAACGTTCGGCCCACGCCGAACAGTCGATGGTGCCCGTGGCGCTGCCGTGTGACTACCGACAGACGAGAGCGAAGGGAGTGTGGTCGGAGACAGTTTACACGTGAGAAATATAGGTCGAAACGCACTGAGACCGTTCCAAAGTCGCGCGTCACTGGGACGCACAGACCCGATTCGACTGCTGGCTCGGGTCAGGACTGCTGGGCCTGTGCCTCGGCGAGCCAACTGGGGTCGGAGACGGTGGTGGAGCCGATGTCGGTCAGCGAGTAGCGCCACTCCGCCGAGACGGACTGACCGGCGTCGGTCCGGCCGCTGAACGTCCACATCGTCAGCCGGGCGACGTCGTTCTCGTCGACCAGCACGCTGACGGTGAAATCGGTGACCGTGACGTTGTCGCTCCCGAACATCGACGAACCGGTCGCGCCGTTGTAGGTCTGCCACGCGGCGGTGTCGTCGTACTCGTACCGGGAGACGGTGACGCCATCGAACGTCTCGGTCCCCACGAACTGCGCGTCCGATTCGAGCGAGCCGTAGAACGACGACGCGCGGCCGGTCGCCGAGTCGAAGACGTCGGGCGCCTGGTCGTTCACGTTGTAGAACGGCTCCTGACCGCCGCCGTATCTGCTGTAGACCGTGCCGTCGGCGACGAACGTCTCGATTTCGACAGTGCTGTCGGGGCCGGTCGTCGAGAACAGCTCGACCGACCGGTTCGCGTCGAGGTCGACGCGGTAGGTGTCGGTAATCGAAGCCGTCGTCCCGTCGGCCTCGGTGACGGAGTAGCTCCACTCGGTGGTGAAGCTCCCCGCGTCGCGGAGTCTCTCGTCGGCCTCGGTCAACGAGAGCCCGTCGCTCGACGCGCTGTCACCGGACGACGACGGACTGCCTGTCGCCGCCTCGGTCCCGTTCTCGGAGCCGTCGGTCACGCCCCCGCCCGAACAGCCCGCGAGGGCGACTGTCAGCACGACCAGTAGCGTCGACAAGCGTACGTATTTCATCACCAAGAGAACACCGGTAGAGAATATAAGCTAGTGGGATTGATACGATAACACGTCGATTAGATACTCGTTACCTCCGGTTATCCCAGCCCTGAGTCAATCGTACTCTGCACCCAATGTTTCTGTTACAGCCAATCGGTCTCGGGGTCGATCGCGTCCGGCGGCGTCTCGCCGGCCAGCGCCGCGCGGACGTTCGCCGCGACGGTGGCGTTGAGCTCCGCGCGCGCTTCCGCGGAGTACCACGCGGCGTGGGGGGTGACCACGCAGTTGTCGAGTTCGACGAGCGGGTGGTCGGGGGCCGGTGGTTCCGTCCGGAGCACGTCGAGGCCGGCAGCGGCGATGGTCCCCTCGGCCAGCGCGTCGGCTAGCGCCGCCTCGTCGACGAGCCCGCCCCGGCCGGTGTTGACGAGGACGGCGTGGTCATGCATCGCGTCGAGCGCGTCGGCGTCGACGAGCCCGCGCGTGCCGTCGGTCAGCGGCGCGTGCAGGGAGACGAAGTCGGCCTGGTCATACAGGGCCTCGAGGGTCACCTTCTCCACGTCAGCGTCGGCCATCGTCTCGGCGTCGACGTAGGGGTCGTAGGCGACCACGTCGATATCGAACCCGCGCACCTGCTCGCGGACCCGCCGGGCGATGGGACCGAAGGAGACCAGCCCGAGCGTCCGGCCGCGCAGTCGGTGGACGCGACGGCCCCGTTCCCAGCCCCAGTTGCCGGCCCGGGTGTCTCGGTCGTAGGCGGCGACGCTGCGGGCGCAGTCGAGCAGGAGCGTCACGGTGTGGGTGGCGACCTCGCGAGTGCAGTAGTCGGGGGCGTTGGTGACGGTGACACCGTGCTTCGTGGCCGCAGCCACGTCTATGTTCTCGATGCCGACGCCGGCCCGGGCGACGACCCGCAGGCCGTCGAGCCTGTCGAAGACGGCGGCGCCGACCGGCGTGTTCACGTCGACGACCAGTCCGTCGGCGCCGTCGGCGGCGTCCACCAGCGCCGCTTCGCTGTCGGTGGCAGCGACGGTCACGTCGGCGTCGAGCTGTTCGCGGAGCCGTCCGGCGTCTATCATCGGGTCGTCGCTGGCCACGACTCGGTCCATACTCGAACGATAGGGAACCTCGGACATAAGGGAGCCGCCGCGTTCCCGGTCGCCGGGAACGCCGTGTGGGCAACAGTCACACGCCAGCGCGGGTCCGAACGGTTTAAGACTTCGAGTCCGGAACACAAACCAACTCGCTGGACGACGGGCACCAGCGGGCACCTGCGTGTGCAGGTCGGGATGTGAGTCCCCACGGGACAGTCAGTCTCCGAGGCGACTTGAACCACGCAACGCCCGTGGTGAAACACAATGGCACGAAGCGCATACTCGTACATCCGAGACGCATGGCAGACCCCCAAAGAGGGGAAACTAGCGGAGCTGCAGTGGCAGCGCCAGCAGGAGTGGCGCAACGAGGGGTCGGTCGTCCGCATCGAGCGCCCGACCCGCCTCGACAAGGCCCGCTCGCAGGGGTACAAGGCAAAGCAGGGCGTCGTCGTCGCCCGCGTGTCCGTCCGGAAGGGCAGCGCCCGCAAGCAGCGACACAAGGCCGGTCGACGCTCGAAGCGACAGGGCGTCACCCGCATCACTCGCCGGAAGAACCTCCAGCGCGTCGCCGAGGAGCGCGCCGCGCGGGTCTACCCGAACCTCCGGGTCCTGAACAGCTACTCCGTCGGCCAGGACGGCCGACAGAAGTGGCACGAAGTCATCCTCGTCGACCCGGAGCACCCGGCTATCCGGAACGACGACGACCTCAACTGGATCTGCGAACCGGACCAGAACGACCGCGTCTTCCGCGGCCTCACCGGCGCCGGCCGGCGTAACCGCGGGCTGAGCGGCAAGGGCAAGGGCTCGGAGAAGACCCGTCCCTCGATCCGCTCGAACGACGGCAAGGGCAAGTAACACGACCGAACCGTCGGTTTTGCTTTGGAACTCCGGCGATACGTTTCGACGGCCGACCACCGCGTGCTCCACCCGCAGTTCGTGACAATCGAACGTAATTTTAATATACGCCGGCTTCGAGTCGGATTTATGACGAAAGAAAACCGTGCGGCCCACCGCGTGTGTCCGGAGTGCGAGACGAGCCCGATTCTCCAGCAGGACGGCAACGCCTTCTGTGACATCTGCAACCGGTATATGGAGACGCGGACGCTGGTCAGCTGACGCGGTGGTCCGGCCGACAGATAGGGCGGGCCAGTTCCGGTTGCATACGAGTAGGCATCGCCCCGACCCGAGCGGTTCGGAGTAAGACGGTCCCACTCGGAACTAAGCGGCCCGAACAAGTCGTACGAGATAGCTACGCCGCTGAACGACGGCCGCGGTTTTTCCCAGTGCACTCCTTGCGTCGGGACGCGGCGCTGTGACAGGAGACCGATCATGACTGACGAGACAACGGACGAGAGTGGCGACGCTACAGCACGCACCGACAGCGACTGGGAGCTCCCGTCGCGGCTGACAGCCAGGCGCGACATCCTCAAAACCGGGGCCGCCGCCTCGGCGGTACTGGGCGTCGGGTTCGCCGGTGCCACCGGCGGACTCGCACAGGAAGGAGACGACGCCGGAAACGAGACGGAGACCGTCGCCGAACAGGCCTCGGTGTCGTTCCTGAACCAGCCGACCGACGGCACCGCCGTCACCGTCGAGTCGGTCACGGTCCCCGAGGGCGGCTACGTCACCGTCCACGACGCTACCCTGCTCGACGGGGCCGTCGTCGAGAGCGTCATCGGCGTCAGCGACTATCTCGACCCCGGCGCCTACGAGGCCGTCGAGGTCGACCTGTACGAGGTCCCCGGTGGGAGCACCGACCAGTCGGCCCTCGAAGAGACACAGGCGCTGTTCGCGATGCCACACGAGGAGACGACCGACAACGAGAGCTACGACTTCGTCGAGTCGGGTGGCGAGTCCGACGGCCCGTACGTCCGCGAGGGGCAGGCAGTCGTCGACGTCGGGTACGCCGTCGTCGACGGGGCCGCAAACGGCACCGCGACCCCCGAGAACGCCACGGCGACCCCCGAAAACGCCACCGCGACGCCCGAGAACGCCACCGCGACGCCGACAGACGCCGCCGACGGCGAGGCCTCGGTCACGTTCCTGAACCAGTCGACCGACGGCACCACCGTGACGGTCGCAGCGGTCACGCTGCCCGAGGGCGGCTACGTCGCTGTCCACGACGTCACCCTGCTCGACGGGGCCGTCGTCGAGAGCGTCATCGGCGTCAGCGAGTACCTCGAACCGGGCAGCTACGTGGACGGCGAGATTACCCTGTACGAAGTCCCCGGCGCGGAGTTCGACCAGTCGGCGCTCGAAGAGACACAGGCGCTCATCGCGATGCCCCACGAAGAGACGACCGACAACGAGAGCTACGACTTCGTCGAGTCGGGCGGCGAGTCCGACGGCCCGTACGTTCAGGCCGGCCAGCCGGTCGTCACCGCCGCCTACGCATCGGTCGACGAGGAGGCCGAAACGGCGACCCCGGACGGCGAGACCGACACGCCGGAAGGTAACGAGACCGATACGCCAGAAGACAACGAGACGGCCCCCGAGAACGAGACGGCGTAACCCGTCTCTCGGTCGTTCGACGCCGACAGCCGAGTGCTGTTCCGGGCGACGCCCAGACGCCCTGCTCCTGTGCGGTCCGTTCGGACTACGCCCAGACGCTCTGCTCCTGTGCGGCGCGTTCGCGCTACGCCCAGACGCTCTGCTCCCAGTCCATGATTGTAACGACCACGACGTGGGGGAGGGTGACGACCGCGATGAACACCAGATACAGACCGACCCACTCGGGGACGGTCGCCGGCGGGTTCGGGACGACCACGGCGAGGCCGGCGAGCAGGGCGAGCGACGCCGCCGTCAGGGGGAACGCGTCGCGGGCGAACCGGGCCAGCGCCGCCGTTGGTTCGCGGTCCCGGAGCGCCGCCGCCGCTCCGTCGTCGACGAGCAGCAGGCGGGCGATGTGGCGCAGCGAGTGCCAGAGGGTGAAGTAGACGCCGATGGCGAGGACGGGCGGGACGAGAGCGAAGTACGCGACGAGCCCGAGCGTCTCGGCGGCGTCGAGACGCCACGGGCCGCGGTCGTCGGCGCGGACGTACCCCAGGGCCAGCGTCGCGGCGACGACGGCGCCGTAGCCGACGCCGAGCGCGAGGCGAACGTCCGGCCGGAACGCCCACGCGAGCGCCCCGACGGCCTCCGGGGCGAAGCGGCCCACGAGGGTCTCCGCGACCCGGCGGTACCACGCCGGGAACGCGAGCAGGGGGACGAGCATCGGGAGCCCGCCCCGGACGACGACAGTCCCCACGCGTTGGGGGAGCGACCGGAGGTAATCGGCGTCGGCGAGGGCCACCAACACGTAGAGGTCCCCCTGACCCCAGTGAAACCAGGTGACGAGGATGAAGAGGGCGAAGGCGGCGGCGGGCCCGAGGAACCAGCCGACGGCGTAGGCCCCGCCGACGACGCCGTAGAGGGCGACCACGCGGGCGACGGCCCCCCGGTCCGGTGGTCGGCCGCGGGCGCGGGCGACAGCGAGGTGGTCGACGGCCCCGTGCGGGAGCCCCAGCACCAGGGCGCTGGCGACCAGCGGCGCGTACTGGAGCGTCGGCGGCAGCGAGAGCCCCACGAGAGCGATAGCGACGAGCGCGACGGTTGCCGCCCACCCCGGACTGAAAACGAGGGGGCGGAGCGTCCGCCGTGCCGCCCGGGTCGTCGCCACCGTGTCACCGCCCCCCGAACAGGGCGCCGACGGTGCGGAGGTCCCGCCGTTCGACCGCTCGCAACCGGTCGGCGAGCCAGACGTAGAGGACGAGCCCCTGGACGACGAACAGCGAGGTCAACAGGAAGAACGTCGCCTCTTCTATCGGAAGGCCCAACAGCGGGACGTCGACCCCGGTCGTGTACCGGTCCGAGATGGTCCAGAGCCCGACCCCGATAGCGGCCCGGTCGACGAGCCAGAGATACAGCGTGGGGGGCAGCGTGGCTCCGAGGACGGCGCGCCACTCGGCCAGCAGGAAGGGCCAGCCGAACGCCCACTGGATGGCCAGAATGGGCGCGCTCCAGACCAGTAGCGACCCAAGATACAGCCCGCTGTCGTCGCCCAGCAAAACGACACCCGCGAGGGCGACGACTCCGGCACCGAGCAGTCCGAGGGCCCGCTCCGGAAGTGACAGCGACAGCGGTCGCTCCGTCGCGACGGGAAACCGAGCGGCCCAGAGCGCGACCAGCAGGGGCTGGAAAACGAAGAAGAGATACTCGCCCAGCGGGGCCGCCCAGAACCTGAGCGCCACCGTCCCCTCGCCGTACCACCAGACGCCGCGGAGGATGAGGTAGTTGTCCCACGGTGTGGTGTACACGAGCGCCAGCGTCGCGAGCAGAGCGGTCGCCGTCAGGACGTCGCGGCGCGTCCCGAGCCGATAGCGGGCGGCCAGGGCCAGCAGACCGATGACAGGGAGGATCGCGACGGAGTGGAACTCCAGATACGAGAGGCCAGCGAACATCGAGCGGTGCCTCAGCCGCGCCAGGTCGGCTGGCCGTGGCTGGCGGGCTCGGCGGCCGTCGCGCCGGGGCCGCCCTCGGAGACGGCGCTGACGGCGTAGAAGGTCGCCTCGGGGTCGCCGTTGCGCCGCCAGTGCCACCACGTCCGGGCCAGCAGCCAGAGGCGGCGGCGACGGGTCAGCTCCGGGGTTTTCGTCAGCACGTCGTAGCCCCGCGAGCGGATGAGCCGGTGGTGCTCGGCGTACAGCACCGCCGACAGCAGGACGCCGAACTGGCAGTCCTCGGGGAGATACCGGATGCCGGCGACGCCCTCCCGGTAGCGGTCTTCGGTCCGGGCCAGCTCCTCCTGCATCACGGCGCGAAAGCCGTCGTCGACGTCGGCTTTGGCCAGTTGCTCCTCGGTGACGCCGTGACGGGAGAGCGTCTCCTGTGGGAGGTACACCCGGCCGTACTCGTGGATGTCCTCGCGGACGTCCCGGAGGAAGTTCGAGAGCTGGAACGCCTCGGCGAGCGCCTGCGCGTGGGGCAGAGCGGTGTCGGCTTCGGGCGGGTCCATCACCATCGTCATCATGTTGCCGACGGCGACGGCCGACCCCCGCATGTACTCACGGAGGTCCTCGAAGGTCTCGTAGCGGGCCTGGGCGATGTCCATCTCCATCGCGTCGACGAAGACGTTGACCTCCTCGTCCGGGATGTCGTTTGCCGCCCGGAGTTCCTGAAAGGCGGCGAGGACCTCCCCGTCGGGCATCTCGCTCGCGTCGCGGTTGCCCAGAGCGGCCTCGCGAATCTCCTCCAGGCGCTCGTGCTGGACGTTCGGGGGCGGCCCGTCGGGCTGGTCGACGACCTCGTCGGCGACCCGAAAGAAGGCGTACATCACGTACGTCGGGTGGCGAATCCGCTCGGGGAGGAGGCGAGTGGCGAGGTGGAAGGTCCGACCGGTCTGCTGTTGAATCGACTTGCTGGTGCGTATATTATCAGATTGCATTATCACGACAGGGTGGACTGTGAGTTGGTTTTCGACGCGCTGTGGCGGACACGCCGCCCGGATACGTGCGGGGAGCGTGGAGACGAGCGCAGCTGGGCGGCTAGCAGAGACGACCGCAGAGTAGGCGCCGGCTGGCTCGAAAGTCCCGATTGGCACATCGTATGCCCGCTAATTAGGATAGGACGGATTTAAATTGCCTGCCAAACTGGGTCGGACGCCTCGCCCGTGGCCAGTTACCACGTCTCGAAGATGGCCTCGAGCAGTTTCCGCTCGCCGGCACGCAGATGCTGGTGGAAGGTAGAGGGACAGATGCCCATCGACTCGGCGAGTTCCTCGCCGGAGACGTCCCGGGGCCAGTCGAAGAAGCCGCCGAGATACCCCTTCCGGAGCGCCGTCAGCTGGCGGTTCGTCAGGCGGTCTTCGAGCGTCCCCAGGAACGCCTGCCGGGAGACCGGCGGCTCGTCGCGTTCCCTGACCGAGAGGAGGTCAGTGCTGGGGTAGCGGTCCCGGACGTGTTCGACGATACTGCGTGTCTCCGTCGTCGACGGGAGCGTGACGGTAAAGCGGGCGAACTCGGGCGAGACCACGATATCCCGCGTCTCCGCGCCCCGGTCGGCCAGCAGCGAGACGACCGGCGGGTCGGAGACGGTGAACTCGAACAGCGCCGTCGATTCGGCGGTCGAGACGTGGGTGACGGCACTGACGTGCGGGTGGTCGCCGGCCACCGCACACACCGTCGACGGGTCGTCGCTCTCGACGAGGAAGAACATCACCGTCTCCTCGTCGCCGGCGACGCTCCCGCCGTACTCCAGCCGACAGCCCAGTTCACGGGCCAGCGAGACGAAGAAGATGTCGTCGTCGCGAATCTGGAGTTCGAGTTCGGTGACGTTGTCGGCGG
The Halomicroarcula saliterrae genome window above contains:
- a CDS encoding Brp/Blh family beta-carotene 15,15'-dioxygenase, with protein sequence MATTRAARRTLRPLVFSPGWAATVALVAIALVGLSLPPTLQYAPLVASALVLGLPHGAVDHLAVARARGRPPDRGAVARVVALYGVVGGAYAVGWFLGPAAAFALFILVTWFHWGQGDLYVLVALADADYLRSLPQRVGTVVVRGGLPMLVPLLAFPAWYRRVAETLVGRFAPEAVGALAWAFRPDVRLALGVGYGAVVAATLALGYVRADDRGPWRLDAAETLGLVAYFALVPPVLAIGVYFTLWHSLRHIARLLLVDDGAAAALRDREPTAALARFARDAFPLTAASLALLAGLAVVVPNPPATVPEWVGLYLVFIAVVTLPHVVVVTIMDWEQSVWA
- a CDS encoding 50S ribosomal protein L15e produces the protein MARSAYSYIRDAWQTPKEGKLAELQWQRQQEWRNEGSVVRIERPTRLDKARSQGYKAKQGVVVARVSVRKGSARKQRHKAGRRSKRQGVTRITRRKNLQRVAEERAARVYPNLRVLNSYSVGQDGRQKWHEVILVDPEHPAIRNDDDLNWICEPDQNDRVFRGLTGAGRRNRGLSGKGKGSEKTRPSIRSNDGKGK
- a CDS encoding phytoene/squalene synthase family protein; amino-acid sequence: MQSDNIRTSKSIQQQTGRTFHLATRLLPERIRHPTYVMYAFFRVADEVVDQPDGPPPNVQHERLEEIREAALGNRDASEMPDGEVLAAFQELRAANDIPDEEVNVFVDAMEMDIAQARYETFEDLREYMRGSAVAVGNMMTMVMDPPEADTALPHAQALAEAFQLSNFLRDVREDIHEYGRVYLPQETLSRHGVTEEQLAKADVDDGFRAVMQEELARTEDRYREGVAGIRYLPEDCQFGVLLSAVLYAEHHRLIRSRGYDVLTKTPELTRRRRLWLLARTWWHWRRNGDPEATFYAVSAVSEGGPGATAAEPASHGQPTWRG
- a CDS encoding DUF7537 family lipoprotein, which gives rise to MKYVRLSTLLVVLTVALAGCSGGGVTDGSENGTEAATGSPSSSGDSASSDGLSLTEADERLRDAGSFTTEWSYSVTEADGTTASITDTYRVDLDANRSVELFSTTGPDSTVEIETFVADGTVYSRYGGGQEPFYNVNDQAPDVFDSATGRASSFYGSLESDAQFVGTETFDGVTVSRYEYDDTAAWQTYNGATGSSMFGSDNVTVTDFTVSVLVDENDVARLTMWTFSGRTDAGQSVSAEWRYSLTDIGSTTVSDPSWLAEAQAQQS
- a CDS encoding lycopene cyclase domain-containing protein; protein product: MFAGLSYLEFHSVAILPVIGLLALAARYRLGTRRDVLTATALLATLALVYTTPWDNYLILRGVWWYGEGTVALRFWAAPLGEYLFFVFQPLLVALWAARFPVATERPLSLSLPERALGLLGAGVVALAGVVLLGDDSGLYLGSLLVWSAPILAIQWAFGWPFLLAEWRAVLGATLPPTLYLWLVDRAAIGVGLWTISDRYTTGVDVPLLGLPIEEATFFLLTSLFVVQGLVLYVWLADRLRAVERRDLRTVGALFGGR
- a CDS encoding C-terminal binding protein gives rise to the protein MDRVVASDDPMIDAGRLREQLDADVTVAATDSEAALVDAADGADGLVVDVNTPVGAAVFDRLDGLRVVARAGVGIENIDVAAATKHGVTVTNAPDYCTREVATHTVTLLLDCARSVAAYDRDTRAGNWGWERGRRVHRLRGRTLGLVSFGPIARRVREQVRGFDIDVVAYDPYVDAETMADADVEKVTLEALYDQADFVSLHAPLTDGTRGLVDADALDAMHDHAVLVNTGRGGLVDEAALADALAEGTIAAAGLDVLRTEPPAPDHPLVELDNCVVTPHAAWYSAEARAELNATVAANVRAALAGETPPDAIDPETDWL
- a CDS encoding helix-turn-helix domain-containing protein, which codes for MREFIFTIDYDRNVDPLMDVFIDHPETHSRSIACNVTDDGMWRLERVAGPETALERLDDVFDSPVQCTECIGTRDCVTDWHYEVIASEAGRRTVYSYRSEAGDCHSIPRLAIEHVGQGVLCETERRGSRCEWRLLLCSDDGVDDLFGALEDELRPGLTVEFRQLGEPAYWADEAVTLAELPPEQQAAVEAAVEYGYYRTPRDVSLTELAERLDVSRSTLQYRLQRAEAWIVRSFVTRSMGPVEADEAVAEGSRLRVGRSGV
- a CDS encoding DUF7282 domain-containing protein: MTDETTDESGDATARTDSDWELPSRLTARRDILKTGAAASAVLGVGFAGATGGLAQEGDDAGNETETVAEQASVSFLNQPTDGTAVTVESVTVPEGGYVTVHDATLLDGAVVESVIGVSDYLDPGAYEAVEVDLYEVPGGSTDQSALEETQALFAMPHEETTDNESYDFVESGGESDGPYVREGQAVVDVGYAVVDGAANGTATPENATATPENATATPENATATPTDAADGEASVTFLNQSTDGTTVTVAAVTLPEGGYVAVHDVTLLDGAVVESVIGVSEYLEPGSYVDGEITLYEVPGAEFDQSALEETQALIAMPHEETTDNESYDFVESGGESDGPYVQAGQPVVTAAYASVDEEAETATPDGETDTPEGNETDTPEDNETAPENETA